Below is a window of Streptomyces genisteinicus DNA.
CGGCGTCCAGGTGCACGTCCACGACCGCGGGTCCTTCGACCCGGTGCGCACCGGCATCGGCCTGCTGGTGACGGCCAAGCGGAGCTGGAGCGGGTTCGCCTGGCGGCCGGACAACTGGATCGACAAGCTCACCGGCACCACCTCGGTGCGCACCCTGATCGACGCGGGCGCGGACACCGACGAGGTCGTCGGCGCGTGGGCGGCCGACCTGGCCGCCTTCCGGGCCGTGCGCCGCAGGTACCTGCGCTACTGAGCGGGCGGCCCGCCCGGGGCGGGGGGGGTGAGGTTGTCCCCACCCCCGCCCCGGGTGGCCGCACCCTGGCCCCGCCCCCGGGCGCGCGGGGAGGGTGGAGCCATGCGCCCCCGGCTGCGAGACCTCAGAAGGCATCCCCTGCTCCAGCACGCCGTGCTGCTCCTCACGGCACTGGCCGCCATCGCCCTGATGACGCCCGCGCGGGCACAGCAGCAGGCCGACGACCCGGTGCGCGCCCTCGCCCGGCACGCCGAGCCGCTCTCCGACCTGCGTCCGCTGGCCGCCATGGCGGGCTCGGCCACCGTTGTGGGCGTCGGCGAGGCGACCCACGGCTCGTCCGAGTTCTTCACCACCAAGCACCGGCTGTTCCGGCACCTCGTCGAGCACGAGGGCTTCACCACGTACGCCCTGGAGGCCAACTGGAGCGCGGGGCTGCGGCTGAACGCGTACGTGCTGCGCGGCGAGGGCGATCCCCGCACGATCATGCGCGAGGAGTTCCAGGAGTCGTACCTGATCTGGCACACCCGCGAGTACCTGGACCTCCTGGAGTGGATGCGGCGGCACAACGTCCGGCACCCGGACCGGCCGGTGCAGTTCATGGGCAACGACATCGCCTACGCGGGGCCGCGGCTGTTCGACGAGGTGACCTCCTACGTGGCGGCCCGCCATCCCCGGCTGCTCCCCGAGTTCGAGCGGCTCTACGCAGCGTCCCGGCCGGCCGGCGGGGTCCGGGAGACCATCGAGCGCTCGATGCGGCGGCCGCTCGCCGAGCGCCGGGCCATGGCCGCCGACGTGCGGGCCGCGCTCGCGCTGCTGGAGCGGCAGCGGCCCGGACCGGACCGGCAGCGGCACGCCTGGGTCCTCCAGCACGCCCGCGCCATCGCGCAGACGGGCGCCGAGTTCGCCTTCGACTTCGAGGACCCGGCGCAGGTCGGCGCGGCCATGCGCCACCGGGACCGGATGATGGCCGAGAACACCGTCTGGTGGCAGCGGCAGACCGGGCACCGGATGCTGCTCTCCGCCCACAACGGTCACGTCCGCTACGAGACCACCGACCCCGAGAACTACCCCAAGGTGCAGGGCGCGTTCCTGCGGGACCTGATCGGCGACTCCTACGTGAGCGTCGGCTTCACCTTCGGCCGGGGGTCGTTCAACGCCCTGGACCTGACGGACCCCGGGGAGCGGCTCGGTACCTTCTCCGTCCCGGCGCCCGGCCCCGGCCGGGCCGAGCACACCCTGGAACGGGTCGCTGCGCACGACTGGTACGCCGATCTCCGCACGGCCCCGCGGACGGCCCGCCAGTGGCTGGGAGTCGCCCGTCCCACCTGGGACATCGGCAATGCCTGGCCGGACGAGCCCGAGCGGGTGCGCCTGCTCACGTCGTACGACGTCCTCATCCATCTGCATGAGGTCCGGGCGGCCGAACGTCTCTGATCCTCCGCGGGTATGGCTGTTTCCTCCCTTGCGCAGGATGCTGGGGTGAGGGGACGAGGGGAGGGGCGCCATGGCCGACACAGGTGGGCAGCCGTACCGGGAGGCGGTCTTCGGGGCGGACGGCGATCCGCTCGGGCCGGCCGGCGGCCTGGTGGAACCGGGGATCACCGATCTGCTCCTGTTCGCCCACGGGTGGCACAACTCCCCCGCCACGGCGCGGGCGATGAACTCGGCGTTCTTCGCCCCGTTCAGCAAACTGGTGGCCCAGACCCCGCAGGCGCGACTCGCGTGCGCGGCGGTCGCCTGGCCCTCGATGCGGTTCACGGACGAGTCCATCCCCGACGTGGAGCCTCCCGCGCCGGGGGCGCAGCCGACGGGACCGGGGCTCGACCGGGCGACCCGTGACGGGCTGATGGCGCTGCACCCGGGCCGGCACGCCGACGTGCGGCGGCTGGCGGCGCTCCTCGACGAGCAGCCCGGGTCCTGGTCGGCGTTCGACGAGTTCGGTTCGCTGGCGCGGCAGTTGGCGGCCGTCCCGGCCGGCGGGCTGGAGTCGGGCTTCGCCGAGGACCTGCCGCTGGACGAGCAGGGGCCGCCCGCGGTGCTGTACGAGAGCGTCCGGACGCTGTGCGGCCGGCTGTCGCAGGCCCTGGACCCCGGTCCGGCGGCGGACGTCTGGGGCCCGCCGGGCGCGGGCCCGTCGGGCGGTGGCCTCCCGGGCGCGGGGGTGATCCGGGCCGGGGCCCCCGGCGGACCGGTACCCGGCCGCGGCAGGCCGGACGGTCCGATACCCGGCGGCCCGGCCGCGGTGCACACCGCTCCCGGCGCCGGCCACCCGGGCGCGACGGTACCCGCCGTGGCGCCGTTCCCGTGGCGGGGAGCGAAGGAGCTGCTGCGGCAGACCACGTACTACGCGCTCAAGCGCCGGGCCGGGACCGTCGGCGAACTGGGGCTCGGCCCCCTGCTGGGCCGGCTGGCCCGGACCGCCCCCGACGTGCGGGTCCA
It encodes the following:
- a CDS encoding erythromycin esterase family protein, with amino-acid sequence MRPRLRDLRRHPLLQHAVLLLTALAAIALMTPARAQQQADDPVRALARHAEPLSDLRPLAAMAGSATVVGVGEATHGSSEFFTTKHRLFRHLVEHEGFTTYALEANWSAGLRLNAYVLRGEGDPRTIMREEFQESYLIWHTREYLDLLEWMRRHNVRHPDRPVQFMGNDIAYAGPRLFDEVTSYVAARHPRLLPEFERLYAASRPAGGVRETIERSMRRPLAERRAMAADVRAALALLERQRPGPDRQRHAWVLQHARAIAQTGAEFAFDFEDPAQVGAAMRHRDRMMAENTVWWQRQTGHRMLLSAHNGHVRYETTDPENYPKVQGAFLRDLIGDSYVSVGFTFGRGSFNALDLTDPGERLGTFSVPAPGPGRAEHTLERVAAHDWYADLRTAPRTARQWLGVARPTWDIGNAWPDEPERVRLLTSYDVLIHLHEVRAAERL
- a CDS encoding serine-threonine protein kinase, which encodes MADTGGQPYREAVFGADGDPLGPAGGLVEPGITDLLLFAHGWHNSPATARAMNSAFFAPFSKLVAQTPQARLACAAVAWPSMRFTDESIPDVEPPAPGAQPTGPGLDRATRDGLMALHPGRHADVRRLAALLDEQPGSWSAFDEFGSLARQLAAVPAGGLESGFAEDLPLDEQGPPAVLYESVRTLCGRLSQALDPGPAADVWGPPGAGPSGGGLPGAGVIRAGAPGGPVPGRGRPDGPIPGGPAAVHTAPGAGHPGATVPAVAPFPWRGAKELLRQTTYYALKRRAGTVGELGLGPLLGRLARTAPDVRVHLVGHGHGARLVAFALRGLPHGAHNVKSLTLLQGALSHYSFACGLPHAPRGGGALAALQDRVDGPVVASYSRHDSALGVFYPLAFGLAGEPAAAGDDPRWRAMGAEGIRAVPGAVRMSLGEALRDGLPGSGCVSVDAAQVVRRGGPPAGAHSDICHEELARLVLAAGRVGR